The Chryseolinea soli genome contains a region encoding:
- a CDS encoding potassium channel family protein: protein MNAIDNLWKNDKGFIWMLVIATITLISSQLSEGILWESKFIVRAGFFFVTLIAIRSSTLSKFGKLLGYAIAAAILLLAVVMIREERPALNLVYTILVAGYMIYIITMVIRQIFTSQITTVYQIGGGVAAYILLGHIWASMYLALYIIQPGSFQYGGAAIQNDEALKQLSYFSFVTLTTIGYGDITAVGPVARILVMIEGLLGQLFPAIFIATLVSHQIEDSRKK from the coding sequence ATGAACGCCATCGACAACCTCTGGAAAAACGACAAGGGATTTATCTGGATGTTGGTCATCGCTACCATAACCTTAATCAGCAGCCAGCTTTCCGAAGGGATCCTCTGGGAGAGCAAGTTTATTGTGCGAGCAGGATTCTTCTTCGTTACGCTTATTGCCATCCGATCTTCCACCCTATCGAAGTTCGGAAAATTGTTGGGGTATGCCATTGCTGCCGCGATCTTGCTATTAGCCGTGGTCATGATCCGCGAGGAAAGACCAGCGTTGAATTTAGTTTATACCATACTGGTCGCCGGGTACATGATCTACATTATTACCATGGTCATCCGTCAGATCTTTACAAGTCAAATTACTACGGTCTATCAAATTGGTGGTGGTGTGGCGGCTTATATCTTACTGGGCCACATCTGGGCGTCCATGTACCTCGCTCTATACATTATTCAGCCTGGTTCATTTCAGTATGGCGGCGCAGCCATTCAAAACGACGAAGCACTAAAACAATTATCGTACTTCAGTTTTGTGACGCTGACCACCATCGGTTATGGGGATATCACGGCGGTGGGCCCGGTGGCGCGTATCTTGGTTATGATCGAAGGGCTTTTGGGTCAATTGTTTCCCGCTATTTTTATTGCCACGCTGGTCAGTCATCAAATTGAGGACTCCCGGAAAAAATAG